A region of candidate division KSB1 bacterium DNA encodes the following proteins:
- a CDS encoding prohibitin family protein, whose amino-acid sequence MAGYIITALIVLFVLQFVLAALRQRGAAGGVKLPSVGSKLVLSIVGAVLALVLIIDAVVIIQAGTVGVVKRLGAVHRELSPGMHVVIPIVDRVVIFPTIKKTYEASDEPSQSRADFPDVIISALTADGQQIRLGITARFMIQPGKAPWILQNLGTERDYVEKVVKTEIRGSGRRVPTRFASYDLYTKRSYEAQQALFDEIAPKFAANGLILDELVLRNIIFTPEYARTLEEKQIALENITTEKNKLEQEKIRKEQKIVAAEADAKSIEIRQAALSKNPTIIQWEFVQKLAPNIQWGVLPQNVVPLVNLGFGSGQK is encoded by the coding sequence ATGGCAGGCTACATTATCACCGCCCTCATCGTGCTGTTTGTGCTGCAGTTTGTGCTTGCGGCCCTTCGTCAAAGAGGAGCCGCAGGGGGAGTCAAACTGCCGTCCGTGGGTTCCAAACTGGTCCTTTCCATCGTCGGCGCGGTGCTCGCCTTGGTGCTCATCATCGACGCGGTGGTCATTATCCAAGCCGGGACGGTGGGGGTAGTCAAGAGGTTGGGCGCGGTGCACCGGGAACTGTCGCCGGGCATGCACGTGGTCATCCCCATTGTGGACCGGGTGGTAATTTTCCCCACCATCAAAAAGACCTACGAGGCCTCTGACGAGCCCAGTCAGAGCCGCGCCGACTTTCCGGACGTGATCATCAGCGCTCTGACGGCCGATGGGCAGCAGATTCGGTTGGGCATCACCGCGCGCTTCATGATCCAGCCGGGCAAGGCGCCGTGGATTCTGCAGAACTTGGGCACCGAGCGGGATTATGTGGAGAAGGTGGTCAAGACGGAAATCCGCGGCTCCGGTCGCCGGGTGCCCACGAGGTTTGCCTCTTACGATCTCTACACCAAACGCAGCTACGAGGCGCAGCAGGCCCTCTTTGACGAGATCGCGCCCAAGTTCGCGGCCAACGGCCTCATCCTCGACGAGCTGGTGCTGCGTAACATCATCTTCACGCCCGAGTACGCGCGGACGCTGGAGGAGAAGCAGATCGCGCTGGAGAACATCACCACCGAGAAGAACAAGTTGGAGCAGGAGAAGATCCGCAAGGAGCAAAAGATCGTGGCAGCTGAGGCCGACGCCAAGAGCATCGAGATCCGGCAGGCGGCGCTGAGCAAGAACCCCACCATCATCCAATGGGAGTTTGTGCAAAAGTTAGCGCCGAACATCCAGTGGGGCGTGCTGCCCCAGAACGTCGTGCCCCTGGTGAACTTGGGATTCGGGAGCGGCCAGAAGTAG
- a CDS encoding DUF6206 family protein, with the protein MVVDTEVLQQFEQGLNPRHPERSAMPARVLGFGEISTVLAVDVPGLRGVALKRMPLFVDQEEAERYIAAYEDYCRLLTAEIGLRLPDYGHAVVIGQGAEPVVYLLQEQLPADSMGNRLIHHLRPEEVATLVRRILRELRKVWQFNARQKRLQVAIDGQISNWAVVGQGTGKDLHETPILYVDTSTPLFRVDGVEQLDTELFLRSAPSFLVWILRLFFLKDVVDRYYDFHRVVVDLAANFFKEQRPDLIPLVVSEANDFFAGEASDLRVAPLTEKEVAAYYRQDAFIWRLYLAMRKTDRVLRTRLLRRAYPYILPDKIKR; encoded by the coding sequence GTGGTCGTGGACACCGAGGTCTTGCAGCAGTTTGAACAGGGGCTGAACCCGCGTCATCCGGAGCGCAGCGCGATGCCGGCCCGGGTGTTGGGCTTTGGCGAAATCAGCACGGTGCTGGCAGTGGACGTGCCAGGGTTGCGCGGCGTGGCGCTGAAGCGCATGCCCCTGTTCGTGGACCAGGAGGAGGCCGAGCGGTACATCGCAGCGTATGAGGACTATTGCCGGCTGTTAACGGCAGAGATTGGCCTGCGGCTGCCGGATTATGGCCACGCGGTAGTGATCGGCCAGGGCGCCGAGCCTGTGGTGTACCTTCTGCAGGAGCAGCTCCCGGCCGACTCCATGGGCAACCGTCTCATCCACCATCTACGTCCGGAGGAGGTGGCGACCTTGGTTCGGCGCATTCTGCGCGAGTTGCGCAAAGTGTGGCAGTTCAACGCCCGGCAGAAGCGGCTTCAGGTTGCCATCGACGGCCAGATCTCCAACTGGGCGGTAGTCGGCCAGGGCACGGGGAAGGACCTGCATGAGACGCCTATCCTGTACGTGGACACCAGCACGCCGCTCTTCCGCGTGGATGGGGTGGAACAGCTGGACACCGAGCTCTTTTTGCGCAGCGCGCCGTCGTTCTTGGTCTGGATCCTGCGCCTCTTCTTTCTCAAGGACGTGGTCGATCGCTACTACGACTTTCACCGCGTGGTGGTTGATTTGGCGGCCAACTTTTTCAAGGAGCAGCGCCCGGACCTCATTCCCCTTGTGGTGTCCGAGGCCAACGACTTTTTCGCCGGTGAGGCGTCCGACCTGAGAGTGGCGCCTCTCACGGAGAAAGAAGTGGCCGCCTACTATCGCCAGGACGCGTTTATCTGGCGGCTGTACTTAGCCATGCGGAAGACGGACCGTGTTCTGCGCACCCGTCTGTTGCGGCGTGCGTACCCGTACATCTTGCCGGACAAGATCAAGCGCTGA
- a CDS encoding aspartate aminotransferase family protein, translating into MALIARDGKGRIIERFARHVSSGKVEFFSSVGLDFVFGRREGVYVWDVEGRQRLIDCHCNGGVFNLGHRHPRVVAALKAALEELDIGNHHFISEHRGLLAERLAALCPGDLRRVVFGVGGGEAIDTAIKLARAHTRRPTIICAKGGYHGHTGFALSAGDPRYSAPFAPLAPGFVQVPFGDLEALAAAMGEDTAAVLFETIPATLGIVIPPEDYFAGVRQLCDKHGALMIIDEVQTGLGRCGAMWGIDTYGVVPDILVTAKGLSGGIYPMSATIYREHLNPFFHQNPFIHISTFGGAEVGCHAALEVLAIVQEPGFLPHVRRMAELFARGLAELKQRHSAVLVEVRQRGLMMGLKLAHESLGPLLTLAGFRFGVLTIYANNDQSVNQLLPPLTIQESEVAEVLEGLDGMLTWVEEVHAQGGLRGDPLHP; encoded by the coding sequence ATGGCCCTGATTGCTCGCGACGGAAAGGGGAGGATCATCGAACGCTTTGCGCGCCATGTATCCAGCGGCAAGGTGGAGTTCTTTTCCAGCGTGGGCCTGGACTTTGTCTTTGGCAGGCGAGAGGGTGTTTATGTGTGGGATGTGGAAGGGAGGCAGCGGCTGATCGATTGCCACTGCAACGGGGGGGTGTTCAATTTGGGGCATCGTCATCCGCGGGTAGTGGCGGCGCTGAAAGCTGCCCTGGAAGAATTGGACATCGGCAATCACCATTTCATCAGTGAGCATCGCGGCCTGCTGGCGGAGCGTTTGGCGGCCCTCTGTCCTGGCGATTTGCGGCGGGTGGTCTTTGGCGTAGGAGGGGGCGAGGCGATCGACACGGCCATTAAGCTGGCGCGCGCTCATACGCGACGCCCCACAATCATTTGCGCCAAAGGAGGGTACCATGGCCACACGGGCTTTGCCCTCTCGGCGGGGGACCCCCGCTACAGCGCGCCATTTGCACCGCTGGCCCCTGGGTTTGTCCAAGTGCCTTTTGGGGACCTGGAGGCGTTGGCGGCGGCCATGGGAGAAGACACGGCTGCCGTGCTCTTTGAGACAATTCCGGCCACGCTGGGGATTGTGATTCCGCCGGAAGACTATTTTGCCGGCGTGCGCCAGCTGTGCGACAAGCACGGCGCCTTGATGATCATCGACGAGGTGCAGACCGGCTTGGGTCGGTGCGGCGCGATGTGGGGTATCGACACCTACGGCGTGGTGCCGGATATCTTGGTCACTGCCAAGGGGCTTTCTGGCGGCATTTACCCCATGTCGGCCACGATCTACCGGGAACACCTCAACCCCTTCTTCCACCAGAACCCGTTCATTCACATTTCCACCTTTGGCGGAGCGGAGGTCGGCTGCCACGCAGCGTTGGAGGTGCTGGCCATTGTGCAGGAGCCGGGCTTCTTGCCGCACGTGCGGCGCATGGCCGAGCTGTTCGCACGCGGTCTGGCAGAGCTGAAGCAGCGGCACAGTGCGGTGTTGGTGGAGGTGCGTCAACGAGGGTTGATGATGGGGCTGAAGCTTGCACACGAGAGCCTGGGGCCCTTGCTCACGCTGGCAGGTTTTCGCTTCGGGGTGCTGACCATTTACGCCAACAACGACCAGTCGGTGAATCAGCTTTTACCGCCCTTGACGATCCAGGAGAGCGAGGTGGCGGAGGTCCTTGAGGGACTTGACGGCATGCTCACCTGGGTGGAGGAGGTGCACGCGCAAGGCGGCCTCAGGGGAGACCCGCTACACCCCTAG
- a CDS encoding radical SAM protein produces MPGRRCNLCGRQGLISQRLGLCLQCICEREKEAANLVRRAHAHARAPFGLPEEVPRAPDGLTCTGCGNRCRIPPGSRGYCGLRRNEKGLLHQMAGTPGGALVSWYHDPLPTNCVASWVCPAGTDVGYPKFSYAPGPEYGYSNLAVFYEACSFDCLFCQNWHFREAEPTSGLHTAQELAAAVDRRTACICYFGGDPGPQVAHALAAARIALRATKGRPLRICWETNGCLTHAALRRMAALSLRSGGCIKVDLKAFTPQLHRALCGTDNAPTLASVAWLAEAAKQRPSPPLLVVSTLLVPGYVEAEEVRRIARFIASLDPATPYSLLAFYPQFLMNDLPVTSREHAFACLEAAQEQGLRRVHLGNRHLLGV; encoded by the coding sequence GTGCCTGGACGCCGCTGCAACCTGTGCGGCCGACAAGGCCTCATAAGCCAACGTCTTGGCCTGTGCCTGCAGTGCATTTGTGAGCGGGAGAAAGAAGCGGCCAATCTGGTGCGGCGCGCCCATGCCCATGCGCGCGCGCCTTTTGGCCTGCCAGAGGAGGTCCCGCGTGCCCCAGACGGTTTGACCTGCACGGGCTGCGGCAACCGCTGTCGCATTCCCCCAGGCTCCCGGGGCTACTGCGGACTCCGTCGCAATGAGAAGGGCCTGCTCCACCAGATGGCAGGCACCCCCGGCGGTGCCCTGGTCAGTTGGTACCACGACCCTCTGCCCACCAACTGCGTGGCAAGCTGGGTGTGCCCGGCAGGGACCGACGTGGGTTACCCCAAGTTCTCCTACGCCCCAGGCCCAGAGTACGGTTACTCCAACTTGGCGGTGTTCTACGAGGCGTGCTCCTTCGATTGCCTGTTTTGCCAGAACTGGCACTTCCGCGAAGCCGAGCCCACCTCCGGGTTGCACACGGCCCAGGAGTTAGCCGCCGCGGTGGATAGACGCACGGCATGCATCTGTTACTTTGGCGGCGACCCTGGGCCTCAGGTGGCGCACGCCCTGGCTGCCGCCCGCATCGCCCTCCGGGCCACCAAGGGCAGACCCTTGCGCATCTGCTGGGAGACCAACGGCTGCCTCACCCACGCCGCCTTGCGCAGAATGGCCGCGCTGTCCCTGCGCAGCGGCGGCTGCATCAAAGTGGACCTGAAGGCTTTCACGCCGCAGCTGCACCGCGCCTTGTGCGGAACCGATAACGCTCCTACCCTGGCGAGCGTGGCCTGGCTGGCGGAAGCGGCCAAGCAACGTCCATCCCCGCCCCTGCTGGTGGTCAGCACGCTCCTCGTGCCCGGCTACGTGGAGGCCGAGGAGGTCCGCCGCATCGCCCGCTTCATCGCCTCTTTAGATCCAGCCACGCCCTATTCGCTCCTGGCCTTCTACCCCCAGTTCTTGATGAACGACCTGCCGGTCACCTCCCGTGAACACGCCTTTGCCTGCCTGGAGGCAGCCCAGGAGCAGGGCCTCCGGCGCGTCCACCTGGGCAACCGCCACCTGCTAGGGGTGTAG
- a CDS encoding RluA family pseudouridine synthase: MTRARLNVLFADQAVLAVDKPPGLLTIPDRWDPHRPNLLAMLRTAYPGESILPVHRLDEGTSGVVLFARNRDAHRALCLQLQQRSARKTYFAIVSGEVREGGTISFALAPDPHHRGRMAVRPGGKESLSEYQVEECFQGYTLLRVVPHTGRMHQIRVHLRAIGHPLAVDPVYGGRSAIFLSELKARYKRKADQEERPLLARLALHAAELSFVSPCSGEVTVCAPFPKDFRALLHALRKYRPLRETPNGWDKHQ, from the coding sequence GTGACACGAGCGCGCCTGAACGTGCTCTTTGCTGACCAGGCGGTGCTGGCAGTGGATAAACCCCCAGGGCTTCTCACCATCCCGGACCGCTGGGACCCGCACCGACCGAACCTCCTGGCAATGCTGCGCACCGCCTACCCAGGGGAATCCATTCTACCGGTGCACCGCCTGGACGAGGGGACCAGTGGAGTGGTGCTCTTTGCCAGAAATCGGGATGCTCACCGGGCCCTTTGCCTGCAGTTGCAGCAGAGGAGCGCGCGCAAGACCTACTTCGCGATAGTGAGCGGCGAAGTTCGGGAGGGCGGCACCATCTCTTTCGCCCTTGCGCCCGACCCGCACCACCGAGGTCGCATGGCTGTGCGCCCAGGGGGCAAGGAGTCGCTGAGCGAGTACCAGGTGGAAGAGTGCTTCCAGGGCTACACTCTGCTCCGGGTGGTGCCACACACGGGCCGCATGCACCAGATTCGCGTCCACCTCCGCGCCATAGGCCACCCTCTCGCCGTTGACCCGGTGTACGGCGGACGAAGCGCGATCTTCCTTTCCGAGCTCAAGGCGCGCTACAAACGCAAAGCTGACCAGGAGGAGCGACCGCTCTTGGCGCGCCTGGCCCTGCACGCTGCCGAGCTGAGCTTTGTCTCGCCCTGTAGCGGCGAGGTCACTGTGTGCGCCCCCTTCCCCAAGGACTTTCGCGCGCTCCTCCACGCCCTGCGCAAGTATAGGCCACTGCGTGAGACGCCCAATGGCTGGGACAAGCACCAATAG
- a CDS encoding DUF2961 domain-containing protein: protein MDIDLATLFFRRQAQSRSLSAENPTGEKGKGAMAEPEPDSPARELGRGWKVRPCINIPTGQTVTLMDHNGPGVIRHIWITCSEKFYRDLIVRFYWDGLRQPSVEVPLGDLFCNSWGCRQNILALPVNVNPSGGMNCYFPMPFRKHARVTVENQAPEDVAHFFYTINYTLEEVSEQALYFHAQWRRSNPLPYGSEHVILEGVRGAGHYVGTFMAWQQNNAGWWGEGEIKMYIDGDRDFPTICGTGTEDYFGGAWCFGEDFSGPFCGFRQVMKKSGEPGARMTLYRFHVHDPVFFSTDLRVTMQALGWRSGRRYLPLQDDIASVAYWYQTLPPAPFPPLPDRNAREII from the coding sequence ATGGATATCGACCTTGCCACCCTCTTTTTTCGACGACAGGCTCAGTCGCGATCGTTGAGCGCCGAGAACCCCACCGGCGAGAAGGGCAAAGGGGCGATGGCCGAACCGGAGCCCGATAGTCCGGCACGGGAACTGGGTCGCGGCTGGAAGGTGCGCCCCTGCATCAACATCCCCACCGGTCAGACTGTCACCCTCATGGACCACAACGGCCCGGGGGTAATCCGCCACATCTGGATCACCTGCAGCGAAAAGTTCTACCGCGACCTCATAGTCAGGTTCTACTGGGACGGCCTGCGCCAGCCGTCGGTGGAGGTCCCGCTGGGTGACTTGTTCTGTAACTCGTGGGGCTGTCGACAGAACATCCTGGCGCTGCCTGTCAACGTCAACCCCTCTGGCGGGATGAACTGCTACTTTCCCATGCCCTTCCGAAAGCACGCGCGCGTTACGGTGGAGAACCAGGCTCCGGAAGATGTGGCCCACTTTTTCTACACGATCAACTACACCCTGGAGGAGGTGTCCGAGCAGGCCTTGTATTTTCACGCCCAGTGGCGGCGCTCCAATCCCCTGCCCTACGGCAGCGAGCATGTCATCTTGGAGGGCGTGCGCGGCGCTGGCCACTATGTGGGCACCTTCATGGCCTGGCAGCAAAACAATGCCGGCTGGTGGGGAGAAGGCGAAATTAAGATGTACATCGACGGCGACAGGGATTTCCCCACCATCTGCGGCACCGGCACAGAGGACTATTTCGGCGGGGCCTGGTGTTTTGGGGAAGATTTCAGCGGGCCGTTCTGCGGCTTTCGGCAGGTGATGAAAAAATCAGGGGAGCCCGGAGCACGCATGACTCTGTACCGCTTTCACGTGCACGACCCGGTCTTTTTCAGCACCGACCTCCGAGTGACCATGCAGGCGTTAGGCTGGCGCAGCGGCCGCCGCTACCTCCCGCTGCAGGACGACATCGCCTCGGTGGCCTACTGGTACCAGACCCTGCCGCCGGCGCCGTTTCCGCCGCTGCCGGACCGGAACGCGCGCGAGATCATCTGA
- the gcvH gene encoding glycine cleavage system protein GcvH: MQIEGYDYPDELYYHKEHTWIKPEGGNRARVGMTDFYQKLSGEIVYVDLPFEGDEVAEGETVGKLQSSKWVGKIVSPLTGSIAEVNTALEDAANLINKSPYGDGWIMVIEAADLEQQLAGLMKIGDIPQYLEGEKQRVEREKQKK, encoded by the coding sequence ATGCAGATCGAAGGTTATGACTACCCCGATGAGCTCTACTACCACAAAGAGCACACCTGGATCAAGCCGGAGGGGGGAAATCGTGCACGCGTCGGGATGACCGACTTTTACCAGAAACTTTCCGGGGAGATCGTCTACGTGGACCTGCCATTCGAGGGGGACGAGGTGGCCGAAGGGGAGACCGTGGGCAAATTGCAATCGAGCAAGTGGGTGGGCAAGATTGTCTCGCCTTTGACCGGTTCGATTGCCGAGGTCAACACCGCCCTAGAGGACGCGGCCAACCTCATCAACAAGTCCCCATACGGGGATGGTTGGATCATGGTCATCGAGGCGGCAGACTTGGAGCAGCAGCTTGCCGGCCTGATGAAGATCGGCGATATCCCCCAGTACCTGGAGGGTGAGAAGCAGCGGGTCGAGAGGGAAAAGCAGAAAAAATAG
- the larA gene encoding nickel-dependent lactate racemase: MRLDVPYGKEAQQVEIADHHVMHVLHPNAVEVGNEMATLMDAISSPLQSRPFDEFLSDARDVLFIVNDGTRPTPTAKVLDILQPKIPLAKSRFLIATGVHRAPTQEEYEFIFGRHYPYLKDRIYVHDCRKQEDMVHIGTSVNGTEMYVNRMGVEADKIVIIGSVEPHYFAGYTGGRKSFLPGIASYETIEQNHKHALRLEAKALALDGNPVHEDMIDALRSIADKEIFSIQTVLDRDRRIYAAAAGDLHASFRACIAKANEVFAVRIRDKADVVVSVAPYPMDVDLYQSQKALDNGKLALKEGGILIMVSRCRTGIGERTFFDLLSSCDSPQATIEKIGKEFKLGYHKAAKMAEINTWAQVWGVTDLPDADLQAIFIRPFHSVQEALDAALAEKGPDCQVIFLMDGSITVPLVA, encoded by the coding sequence GTGAGGCTGGATGTCCCGTACGGCAAAGAGGCGCAGCAGGTAGAGATTGCCGACCACCACGTGATGCACGTGCTTCACCCCAACGCCGTGGAAGTCGGCAACGAGATGGCCACCCTAATGGATGCCATTTCGTCTCCGCTGCAGTCTCGCCCTTTCGATGAGTTCCTGAGTGACGCTCGGGATGTGCTCTTTATCGTCAATGACGGCACTCGCCCTACTCCCACCGCCAAGGTCCTCGATATTCTTCAGCCGAAGATTCCCCTTGCTAAGAGCCGTTTTCTGATTGCCACCGGGGTGCATCGCGCGCCCACCCAGGAGGAATACGAGTTCATTTTTGGTCGACATTACCCCTACCTGAAGGACCGCATCTATGTGCACGATTGCCGGAAGCAGGAGGACATGGTGCACATTGGTACCTCGGTCAACGGCACGGAGATGTACGTCAACCGGATGGGGGTAGAAGCAGACAAGATTGTGATTATCGGCTCGGTGGAACCGCACTACTTTGCTGGCTACACAGGGGGGCGCAAGTCCTTCCTGCCGGGTATTGCTTCATATGAGACCATCGAGCAGAACCACAAGCATGCCTTACGCCTGGAGGCTAAGGCCCTTGCCCTGGACGGCAATCCAGTGCACGAAGACATGATCGACGCCTTGCGCAGCATTGCGGACAAGGAGATTTTCTCCATCCAAACGGTGTTGGACCGAGATCGGCGTATTTACGCGGCAGCTGCGGGCGACTTGCACGCATCGTTCCGCGCCTGCATCGCCAAAGCCAACGAGGTTTTCGCCGTCAGGATTCGCGACAAAGCCGACGTGGTGGTCTCGGTGGCGCCTTACCCCATGGATGTGGACCTGTATCAGTCGCAGAAGGCGCTTGATAACGGCAAGCTGGCCCTCAAGGAGGGCGGCATCCTCATCATGGTCTCCAGGTGCCGCACCGGGATCGGGGAGCGGACCTTCTTCGACTTGCTGTCCAGCTGCGATTCGCCGCAGGCCACGATCGAGAAGATCGGCAAAGAGTTCAAGCTGGGTTACCATAAGGCTGCGAAGATGGCGGAGATCAACACCTGGGCGCAAGTCTGGGGTGTAACCGATCTGCCAGATGCGGACCTGCAGGCCATATTCATCCGGCCCTTCCACAGCGTCCAAGAAGCCTTGGATGCCGCGCTGGCGGAGAAGGGGCCAGATTGCCAGGTCATCTTCCTGATGGATGGCAGCATCACGGTGCCACTGGTAGCATGA
- a CDS encoding FAD-binding oxidoreductase, whose amino-acid sequence MALKKEVIARLQGIVGEDRCKTSIAERYVYAFDGGIHREVPDVVVQPITTQEVAQIVKLANEYKFPVVPRGAGTALCGHSVPIDKGVVVDLQRMKKIKEICVEDLICVVEPGVVCDHLNAALKKYKFFIPGPASSEAATLGGMVACNASGDKALKYGATRDVVLGLEVVLPTGDIARCGARSVKGSSGYQFEKFFVGSEGTLGIVTEITLKLVPLATYRAGCVAAFGKIREAGQTVSDIIAVPILPSNLELMSATCIKAVNKATGLGLPEVDAILLIEVDGNNLEAVREELAKVTEVCKKNNAVSMDFTEDPKRLEELWKGRKQMIPSLSALRKEYATVMLADDMSVPISKVPEAVVRFQEVSDRYDIEIPAYGHAGDGNLHTKVLMDPTNPDHWRQADKAVQEIYDIVLELGGTVSGEHGIGITKTPYFRQERASLIAAMKAVKRALDPNNIMNPHKIQEWENGFVTHLRYPVEVSQ is encoded by the coding sequence ATGGCGCTCAAGAAGGAGGTCATCGCACGCCTGCAGGGGATTGTAGGCGAGGATCGCTGCAAGACCAGCATTGCCGAGCGCTACGTGTATGCCTTTGACGGTGGGATTCACCGCGAGGTGCCTGATGTGGTGGTGCAGCCCATCACCACGCAGGAGGTGGCGCAGATTGTCAAGCTGGCCAACGAGTACAAGTTCCCGGTGGTACCGCGCGGCGCAGGTACCGCGCTCTGTGGTCATTCGGTGCCCATTGACAAAGGGGTGGTGGTGGATCTTCAGCGCATGAAAAAGATCAAGGAGATTTGCGTTGAGGACCTCATTTGCGTGGTGGAGCCGGGCGTGGTGTGCGACCACCTGAATGCCGCGCTCAAGAAGTACAAGTTTTTCATCCCCGGGCCGGCGAGCAGTGAAGCAGCGACCCTTGGCGGCATGGTGGCCTGCAATGCGTCTGGGGACAAGGCCCTCAAATATGGCGCCACCCGAGACGTGGTGCTGGGCCTGGAGGTGGTGTTGCCTACAGGCGATATTGCCCGCTGCGGCGCGCGGTCGGTAAAGGGCTCCAGCGGCTATCAGTTCGAGAAGTTCTTCGTGGGCTCAGAAGGAACCCTGGGCATCGTCACCGAGATCACGCTCAAGTTGGTGCCGCTGGCCACCTATCGGGCCGGCTGTGTGGCGGCTTTTGGCAAGATTAGGGAGGCAGGACAAACCGTATCGGATATCATCGCGGTGCCCATTCTGCCCTCGAACTTGGAACTCATGTCGGCCACCTGTATCAAGGCCGTGAACAAGGCCACCGGCTTGGGCCTGCCGGAGGTGGACGCCATTCTGCTCATCGAGGTGGACGGCAACAACCTGGAGGCAGTGCGCGAAGAGCTTGCCAAGGTGACGGAGGTGTGCAAGAAGAACAACGCCGTGTCGATGGACTTTACCGAGGACCCGAAGCGCCTGGAGGAGCTCTGGAAGGGGCGGAAGCAGATGATTCCTTCGTTGAGTGCTCTGCGCAAGGAATACGCCACGGTCATGCTGGCCGACGATATGTCGGTGCCCATCTCCAAGGTGCCCGAGGCGGTGGTGCGTTTTCAAGAGGTCTCCGACCGCTATGACATCGAGATTCCTGCCTATGGACATGCAGGTGATGGTAACCTGCACACCAAGGTGCTGATGGACCCAACCAATCCGGACCACTGGCGGCAGGCGGACAAGGCGGTGCAGGAAATTTATGACATCGTGTTGGAGCTGGGTGGTACCGTTTCCGGCGAGCATGGCATCGGCATCACCAAGACGCCGTACTTCCGGCAGGAGCGGGCCAGCCTGATCGCTGCCATGAAGGCGGTCAAGCGAGCGCTGGATCCGAACAACATCATGAACCCGCACAAGATTCAGGAGTGGGAGAATGGGTTCGTCACCCACCTACGCTACCCTGTGGAGGTGTCGCAATGA
- a CDS encoding (Fe-S)-binding protein — protein sequence MKGEYLKPWLNELITCTLCGYCKNVCPPFDEILWDGTSARGRNILAYGMLTGEIEADQSVAQRIYECTMCGDCERRCPSKVKVPQIVRAARAELVDMGLAFPGQIMLADNVMASGNIFGDQEVMLPKQEGEVRVFIGCQFLARPNKVKKYLKILEMIGIKPKVQEEVCCGFPLVSLGFVHKFEEHKERLAKMLKKERTITFCPTCTVFLKEEYGIPTQHFLQAVAEKLPADKVKKLGVTVTYHDPCDLARGAKVTEEPRRVLAAIGAELKEMSKSKNTTRCCGGGGGILSSNEQLSGQLARNRVRQAMATGAKTIVTSCATCEQTLKKGAASLAESGEGEIVVRDVADLVWDALRAAGA from the coding sequence ATGAAAGGTGAATATCTGAAACCGTGGCTGAATGAGCTCATCACCTGCACCCTGTGCGGGTACTGCAAGAACGTCTGTCCGCCCTTCGACGAGATCTTGTGGGACGGTACTTCAGCGCGCGGCCGGAACATTCTGGCCTACGGCATGCTCACCGGCGAAATTGAAGCAGATCAGAGCGTGGCGCAGCGCATCTACGAGTGCACCATGTGTGGGGACTGTGAGCGGCGCTGTCCGTCCAAGGTCAAGGTGCCGCAGATTGTGCGCGCAGCGCGCGCCGAGCTGGTGGATATGGGCCTGGCCTTCCCTGGCCAAATCATGCTGGCCGACAACGTGATGGCCAGTGGCAACATCTTCGGTGACCAGGAGGTGATGCTGCCCAAGCAGGAGGGGGAGGTGCGGGTGTTCATCGGGTGCCAGTTCTTGGCGCGTCCTAACAAGGTGAAAAAATACCTCAAGATTCTGGAGATGATCGGCATCAAGCCGAAGGTGCAGGAAGAGGTCTGCTGCGGGTTCCCCTTGGTTTCATTGGGCTTTGTGCACAAGTTCGAGGAGCACAAAGAGCGCTTGGCCAAGATGCTCAAGAAGGAGCGCACCATCACCTTCTGCCCGACCTGTACGGTGTTCCTCAAGGAGGAGTACGGGATACCCACGCAGCACTTTTTGCAGGCGGTGGCGGAGAAGTTGCCGGCGGACAAGGTGAAGAAGCTGGGGGTGACCGTCACCTATCACGATCCATGCGACCTGGCGCGGGGGGCCAAAGTGACCGAGGAGCCGCGACGGGTGTTGGCAGCAATCGGGGCCGAGCTCAAAGAGATGAGCAAAAGCAAGAACACCACCCGCTGCTGTGGTGGTGGCGGCGGCATCTTGTCCTCTAACGAACAGCTCTCCGGTCAGCTGGCACGCAATCGCGTACGACAGGCCATGGCGACCGGGGCCAAGACGATCGTCACCTCATGTGCCACCTGCGAGCAGACCCTCAAGAAGGGTGCCGCCTCCCTCGCCGAGTCCGGCGAAGGCGAGATCGTGGTACGTGACGTGGCGGACCTGGTGTGGGATGCACTCCGCGCGGCAGGAGCCTGA